A genomic region of Saccopteryx bilineata isolate mSacBil1 chromosome 1, mSacBil1_pri_phased_curated, whole genome shotgun sequence contains the following coding sequences:
- the LOC136319924 gene encoding uncharacterized homolog, whose protein sequence is MIRPQSSMSKHIPQFCGVLGTFMEFLKGSGDYCQAQHDLYADE, encoded by the exons ATGATTAGGCCACAATCTTCAATGAGTAAACATATTCCT cAGTTCTGTGGTGTTCTTGGTACATTTATGGAGTTTCTGAAGGGCAGTGGAGATTACTGCCAGGCACAGCACGACCTCTATGCAGACGAGTGA
- the PTP4A1 gene encoding protein tyrosine phosphatase type IVA 1 isoform X1, with product MARMNRPAPVEVTYKNMRFLITHNPTNATLNKFIEELKKYGVTTIVRVCEATYDTTLVEKEGIHVLDWPFDDGAPPSNQIVDDWLSLVKIKFREEPGCCIAVHCVAGLGRAPVLVALALIEGGMKYEDAVQFIRQKRRGAFNSKQLLYLEKYRPKMRLRFKDSNGHRNNCCIQ from the exons ATGGCTCGAATGAACCGCCCAGCTCCTGTGGAAGTCACATACAAGAACATGAGATTTCTTATTACACACAATCCAACCAATGCGACCTTAAACAAATTTATAGAG GAACTTAAGAAGTATGGAGTTACCACAATAGTAAGAGTATGTGAAGCAACTTATGACACTACTCTTGTGGAAAAAGAAGGCATCCATGTTCTT GATTGGCCTTTTGATGATGGTGCACCACCATCCAACCAGATAGTTGATGACTGGTTAAGTCTTGTAAAAATTAAGTTTCGCGAAGAACCTGGTTGTTGTATTGCTGTTCATTGTGTTGCAGGCCTTGGGAG agcTCCAGTGCTTGTTGCCCTGGCATTAATTGAAGGTGGAATGAAATACGAAGATGCAGTACAGTTCATAAGACA AAAGCGGCGTGGAGCTTTTAACAGCAAGCAGCTTTTGTATTTGGAGAAGTATCGTCCTAAAATGCGACTCCGCTTCAAAGACTCCAATGGTCATAGAAACAACTGCTGCATTCAATAA
- the PTP4A1 gene encoding protein tyrosine phosphatase type IVA 1 isoform X2 has product MARMNRPAPVEVTYKNMRFLITHNPTNATLNKFIEELKKYGVTTIVRVCEATYDTTLVEKEGIHVLDWPFDDGAPPSNQIVDDWLSLVKIKFREEPGCCIAVHCVAGLGRAPVLVALALIEGGMKYEDAVQFIRHGVELLTASSFCIWRSIVLKCDSASKTPMVIETTAAFNKMGA; this is encoded by the exons ATGGCTCGAATGAACCGCCCAGCTCCTGTGGAAGTCACATACAAGAACATGAGATTTCTTATTACACACAATCCAACCAATGCGACCTTAAACAAATTTATAGAG GAACTTAAGAAGTATGGAGTTACCACAATAGTAAGAGTATGTGAAGCAACTTATGACACTACTCTTGTGGAAAAAGAAGGCATCCATGTTCTT GATTGGCCTTTTGATGATGGTGCACCACCATCCAACCAGATAGTTGATGACTGGTTAAGTCTTGTAAAAATTAAGTTTCGCGAAGAACCTGGTTGTTGTATTGCTGTTCATTGTGTTGCAGGCCTTGGGAG agcTCCAGTGCTTGTTGCCCTGGCATTAATTGAAGGTGGAATGAAATACGAAGATGCAGTACAGTTCATAAGACA CGGCGTGGAGCTTTTAACAGCAAGCAGCTTTTGTATTTGGAGAAGTATCGTCCTAAAATGCGACTCCGCTTCAAAGACTCCAATGGTCATAGAAACAACTGCTGCATTCAATAAAATGGGTGCCTGA